A DNA window from Planctomycetota bacterium contains the following coding sequences:
- a CDS encoding AAA family ATPase: MRAVITGQVGVDKKPYLKAVQKLAGERGDTLEVFHVGDLMYAEAADVKPGRILDLPLSRLASLRRSAFKDIISHVSPPEQHPNIIVNTHATFRWRHGLFAACDFDLLKRLQPDMFICMVDNVEVVHARLHNEHVLDATLKDCMVWREEEILASELMAQALGCPGGFYILSRGRQVDTTETAFRLITRPDMRKVYPSFPMSHVVDMPEVLAEIDAFRADLAKHFITFDPGDVDEKLLLERAIAAARDGKDFITVEAHSFGGRKGSPEIRLPVREVLDIAGDVDGQIYMRDFRLIDQSDMIVSLVPELPGGIPGLSSGVERELQHAFEHAKEVYVVWKPKKSPSPFISETATKVFRSVPEALAHFEAKGMFATQNLFGH, translated from the coding sequence ATGCGAGCAGTCATCACCGGTCAGGTCGGCGTCGACAAGAAACCCTATCTCAAGGCGGTCCAGAAATTGGCCGGCGAGCGGGGCGACACCCTTGAAGTCTTCCATGTGGGCGACCTGATGTACGCGGAAGCAGCGGACGTCAAGCCCGGCCGCATCCTCGATCTGCCGCTGAGCCGGCTGGCCAGCCTGCGCCGCTCGGCCTTCAAGGACATCATCAGCCATGTCTCACCCCCCGAGCAGCATCCCAACATCATCGTCAACACCCACGCCACCTTCCGCTGGCGCCACGGCCTCTTCGCCGCGTGCGACTTCGATCTGCTCAAGCGGCTGCAGCCGGACATGTTCATCTGCATGGTCGACAACGTCGAGGTGGTCCACGCGCGGTTGCACAACGAGCACGTGCTGGACGCGACCCTGAAGGACTGCATGGTCTGGCGCGAGGAGGAGATCCTGGCCAGCGAGCTGATGGCCCAGGCCCTGGGCTGCCCGGGCGGTTTCTACATCCTCAGCCGCGGCCGCCAGGTCGACACCACCGAAACCGCCTTCCGCCTGATCACTCGCCCCGACATGCGCAAGGTCTACCCCAGCTTCCCCATGAGCCATGTGGTGGACATGCCGGAGGTGCTGGCGGAGATCGACGCCTTCCGCGCCGACTTGGCCAAGCACTTCATCACTTTCGATCCCGGCGACGTGGACGAGAAGCTGCTGCTGGAGCGGGCCATCGCCGCGGCGCGCGACGGCAAGGATTTCATCACCGTGGAGGCGCACTCCTTCGGAGGCCGCAAGGGCTCGCCGGAGATCCGACTCCCGGTGCGTGAGGTGCTCGACATCGCCGGCGACGTTGACGGGCAGATCTACATGCGCGACTTCCGCCTGATCGACCAGAGCGACATGATCGTGAGCCTGGTGCCCGAGCTGCCGGGGGGCATTCCCGGACTGTCCAGCGGCGTCGAGCGGGAACTCCAGCATGCCTTCGAGCATGCCAAGGAGGTTTATGTGGTCTGGAAGCCGAAAAAATCGCCAAGTCCCTTTATTTCTGAAACCGCCACCAAGGTCTTCCGAAGTGTTCCAGAAGCACTTGCCCATTTCGAGGCCAAGGGCATGTTCGCCACGCAGAATCTGTTCGGTCACTGA
- the ispF gene encoding 2-C-methyl-D-erythritol 2,4-cyclodiphosphate synthase yields the protein MKVIRVGHGYDLHRLEPLAPKGKGKPFVLGGVSIPHEQGPVGHSDGDALLHAVTDAILGALGLPDIGQLFPDSDPQWLGKDSSHFLRQSLGLMREKNFQLSNLDATVICERPKIGPVKESIRKNLAQLLGCEESQVNVKGKTHERVDAVGEGRAIEVHCVALLTSG from the coding sequence ATTAAGGTGATTCGCGTCGGCCACGGCTACGACCTGCACCGGCTCGAGCCGCTCGCTCCCAAGGGAAAGGGAAAGCCCTTCGTGCTCGGTGGCGTTTCCATTCCTCATGAGCAGGGACCGGTCGGCCATTCGGATGGTGACGCGCTGCTGCACGCGGTCACCGACGCGATCCTCGGCGCGCTGGGGCTGCCTGACATCGGACAGCTTTTCCCCGACAGCGATCCGCAGTGGCTCGGCAAGGACAGTTCGCACTTCCTGCGGCAATCCCTGGGGCTGATGCGCGAGAAAAACTTCCAGCTTTCCAACCTCGACGCCACCGTGATCTGCGAACGGCCGAAAATCGGGCCGGTCAAGGAATCCATCCGCAAAAACCTGGCGCAGCTTCTGGGCTGCGAGGAGAGCCAGGTCAACGTGAAGGGCAAGACCCACGAGCGCGTGGACGCCGTCGGCGAAGGCCGCGCCATCGAAGTCCACTGCGTCGCGCTGCTGACCTCCGGTTAA